The following proteins are encoded in a genomic region of Ostrea edulis chromosome 7, xbOstEdul1.1, whole genome shotgun sequence:
- the LOC125655876 gene encoding uncharacterized protein LOC125655876, which yields MTNYLLQSWILILAGLSVKAITTVKYMSNFCNTKHRIFINDSIVFKLTNQLLTDQSETQLHCTSELYTESSRRLLIHFVSLSISIENDMPDNLHIYDFDSNGKSQMVTPVSGLFGVYDKFYKRASIGVGDYISTGNHFRLTYVGSPTLTFRGFDILITSFKDVSRDGSCPRLFGKCTGKNLCLPYSVWCDEDENCGEGDVSDEESCNEIVTDDWKYTYAITMAVVTAIVAIVFFLTTIGIVLCLLRKYNRRNYMRNMSITVSAKKDGGDWKITNDLGLTLSMAPPLYDDIVPQEENEPPPSYDTLRFKQTANIQEESMVTNECITVACIETLNPSTGFRDDVLCEEVLGPGNVPCRETVFNRQESQIKNKWRPLNSSDDVRNVTSSECLFNSDYKIKNTAGVNSDDSEIDEENNIARTAETEINTSNKMCSQTSSQCSMETGFASMESNSSRDSGSESSPRHDGNDHTSMEDQEDGRSLLVRYKKHVSRGSDSDIQFVDELSENSNIIN from the exons GACTTTCTGTCAAAGCCATTACCACTGTGAAATACATGAGTAACTTCTGTAACACGAAACATAGGATCTTTATCAATGACAGTATTGTCTTCAAATTAACCAACCAGCTTCTGACGGACCAATCCGAGACACAGCTACACTGCACATCGGAGCTCTACACGGAGTCCAGCAGACGGCTGTTGATACACTTTGTGTCGCTAAGCATCAGCATTGAAAATGACATGCCAGATAA CTTGCATATATACGACTTCGATTCAAATGGAAAATCCCAGATGGTAACTCCAGTTAGTGGGCTCTTTGGTGTCTACGACAAATTCTACAAACGAGCCAGCATTGGGGTTGGGGACTATATTTCTACAGGGAATCACTTCCGGTTGACATATGTTGGATCTCCAACACTCACCTTCAGAGGATTTGACATACTGATCACGTCGTTTAAAG ACGTCAGTAGGGACGGTTCCTGTCCTCGTCTGTTCGGGAAGTGCACGGGAAAGAACTTATGTTTACCCTACTCAGTTTGGTGTGACGAGGACGAGAATTGTGGAGAAGGCGATGTCAGTGACGAGGAATCTTGCAACGAAATCGTCACTGATGACTGGAAATATACTT ATGCTATCACAATGGCAGTAGTTACAGCGATCGTCGCCATCGTGTTCTTCTTAACAACTATTGGAATTGTGCTTTGTCTACTGAGAAAGTACAACCGGAGAAA TTACATGAGAAACATGAGCATCACTGTCAGTGCAAAGAAAGACGGAGGAGACTGGAAAATAACGAACGACCTCGGACTGACCTTGAGCATGGCTCCACCACTGTATGACGACATTGTTCCACAGGAAGAAAATGAACCCCCTCCATCATACGACACACTTCGATTCAAGCAAACGGCCAACATCCAGGAAGAAAGTATGGTCACAAATGAATGTATAACAGTGGCCTGCATAGAAACACTGAATCCGTCAACTGGCTTCAGAGACGATGTTTTGTGCGAGGAAGTCCTCGGTCCTGGTAATGTGCCTTGTCGTGAAACTGTCTTCAATCGTCAAGAATCACAGATAAAGAACAAATGGCGTCCATTAAATTCCAGTGACGATGTGCGAAATGTTACTTCCTCAGAGTGTCTCTTCAATTCcgattataaaataaaaaatactgcGGGTGTTAATTCCGATGATAGTGAAATTGATGAAGAAAACAACATTGCAAGAACTGCTGAAACGGAAATAAATACTTCCAACAAAATGTGTTCACAAACATCTTCCCAGTGTAGCATGGAAACTGGTTTTGCTTCCATGGAATCGAACTCTTCGAGAGACAGTGGTAGTGAGAGCTCCCCCCGCCATGACGGCAATGATCATACCTCTATGGAGGACCAGGAAGATGGGAGATCCCTCCTTGTACGTTATAAAAAGCACGTCTCCAGAGGGAGCGACAGCGACATTCAGTTCGTTGATGAACTGAGTGAAAATTCCAACATCATCAActga